GGCGTCCCCAGCGGCGCGCTGCGTTCGGGCGATGTCGCCGACGAGCACGATGCGCGCAATGCCCTCACGCGTGGCGCGCGCGGCGGCCGCGAGCACGCGCGCGTCGTCCGACTCGCACAGCACGATGCGCATCGGGGCACGGCGCGCGGTATCGATAATGCGGTTGATGGCTTTCATGATGTCGAAGAAATAAAAAATGCGCCCCCGGCACCCACAGAGCCGGGAGCGCTGTCACACGAAGCACCGCTACCGCGTCAGACGTAGTCCTTGTACTTGTCGAGCATGCGCACCGGCTTCGAGAGCGCGTCGCGACGGAACGGATCGCCCAGTTCGCGCGTGCACATGATTTCGATGATGGTCGTCTTGCCGTGGTTCATCTGCATGTCGATGGCCTTCTTGAGCGCCGGGCCGACGTCTTCGAGACGATCGACCACGATGCCTTCCGCACCCATCGCACGGGCGATGTTGGCGAAGCTCGGGCTGTCCAGTTCACCGGCGACGAAGCGACGGTTGTAGAAGTCGACCTGGTTCTTCTTCTCGGCACCCCATTGACGGTTGTGGAAGACCACGGCCGTGACCGGAATGTTGTGACGCATGCACGTGAGCGTTTCCATCAGGCTCATGCCCCACGCGCCGTCGCCCGCGTACGACACGGCCGGGCGGTGCGGTGCGGCCACCTTCGCGCCGATGATCGTCGGGAACGCGTAGCCGCAGTTGCCCCAGCTCATGGCGGCGAAGAAGCTGCGCGGCTTGTTAAAGCGCAGGTAGCTGTTGGCCACCGAGTTGATGTTGCCGATGTCGGTCGAGACCATGACGTCTTCCGGCATCGCCTTTTCGAGTTCGCGCAGCACCTGACGCGGGTGCAGATACTCGCCGCCGTTGAACGTCTTCTCGTGCTTCTGCTCTTCGATCATGTCAAGGCTGTACGGATCGCGCTCGTGGGTCCAGTCGTCGAGTTCCTTCTCCCAGGCGGCCTTTTCCGTGGCGATCTGGTCGGCGCGGGCGGCACGCGTGGCGTCGCAGGCGAGCGTGCGCTCAGCCAGACGTTGCGACAGGGCGACGGCCGCAGCCTTCGCATCGCCGCAGATACCCACGGAGATCTTCTTCACGAGGCCGAGCATCTTGTGGTCGGCATCGATCTGGATGATCTTGGCGTTCTTCGGCCAGTAGTCCAGACCGTGCTGCGGCAGCGTGCCGAACGGTCCGAGGCGCGAGCCGAGCGCGACGACGACGTCGGCTTGTGCGAGCAGCTTCATGGCTGCCTTCGAGCCTTGATAGCCGAGCGGGCCGCACCACAGCGGATGGTTGGCCGGGAACGAGTCGTTGTGCAGGTAGCTGTTCACGACCGGTGCGCCGAGGCGCTCAGCCAGTGCCTTGCACTCTTCGACGGCGTCGGCCATGACCACACCACCGCCCGAGATGATGACCGGGAACTTGGCTTGCGCGAGCAGCTCGGCGGCTTCGTTCAGACGCTCGTCGCCGCCAGCGCCGCGATCGAGACGTTGCGGACGCGGAATCTCGGCCTTGATCTGGCCGTAGAAGTAGTCGCGCGGGATGTTGAGTTGCGTCGGGCCCATTTCGGCCATGGCGCGGTCGAAGCAGCGGCCGGTGAACTCGGCCATACGTGCCGGGTGCGTCACATGACCCTGGTACTTCGTGAATTCCTGGAACATCGGCAGTTGCTTCGCTTCCTGGAAACCGCCGAGGCCGATACCCATCGTGCCCGCTTCGGGCGTGACGATCACGACCGGGCTATGCGCCCAGTACGCGGCGGCGATGGCCGTCACGCAGTTGCTGATGCCGGGGCCGTTCTGGCCGATCACGACACCATGACGGCCCGACACGCGAGCGTAACCGTCGGCCATGTGGCCAGCGCCCTGCTCGTGCACCACCGGAATCAGACGGATGCCGGCCGGCGCGAAGATGTCCATCGCGTCCATGAAGGCCGAACCCATGATGCCGAACATCTCGCTCACGCCATTGGCGACCATCGTTTCGACGAACGCTTCCGAGGGCGTCATCGTTTGCGGACCGGCATCGGAAGCCGTCAGTTGCTGGGTGGCCGTAGCCGGATCTTTGGCGTTCATGGGGTGTCTCCAGTGAAAAATAAACGGAACAAATAATTCCGATTTCGTTGATTGATTTGAAATCTAGGGGATCAAGCCGTCGTCGTCAATTGGTATTTTTATTATTTGGTACGTTTTGTATTGAAAAAAATAAATAAACGTTTGTTGGATGACGAGGAAGGCCTGTCGCCGTCGTTCAGAAAAAACGCCCCGTCGGGCGGGGCGGGCAAGCTGGGCATTCTTCAGGGCGTGATCAGAACGCCGGGCGGTCCTTGCGGAACGCATTCTTCACTTCGATCTTGCCGTCGCGCAGGGTGAACACGTCGACCATGCGCGCTTCCACACGCGAGCCATCCGCCTTCGTGCCGCGGAACGTCGATTCCGATACGGCGCGATCGCCGTCCACGAAATGCACGCCCTCGGTCCACGACGCATCGGGGAAGTTCTCCGACGCGGACTGGAACGCCGCGCGCACGGCCTCACGGCCTTCGAAGGTGCGCCCGAGCATGTCGGGGCCCGCGACGGCATGGAACACGCATGTGTCGGTCATACAAGCCATGAGGGCATCGATGTCGTGGCGGTTCCAGGCGTCGTTGAACGTGGTGAGCAACTGGATGGCGGCGGTGTCGTTCTGAGTCGTCATTGCAGATTCCAAATTCGAGAGAGAGGCGAGATAGGTGGGATAGGCGGGATGGGCGCGATCAGCGGGCTTCGTCCTGCGCGTGATATCGCTGATAGAGAAAGCGCTGGCCGATGCGGCGGAATGGCGCGAAGCCTTGCCATTGCACCGTGCCGAACACGTTCGGGTATTGCAGCGCGGAGTCGTAGATCGGCAGATCCCACGACGGGTCGCGCTGCCCGGCAATGCGTTGGGCGAGGCGGCGTCCGGCGTGTGCGGAGAACGACACGCCGTTGCCGCCGTAGCCCACGGCATAGAAGAGGTTCTGACGCGGATCGGGTTGTGTGACGCGCGGCATCATGTCGTGACTCACGTCTACCCAGCCCCACCACGAATAGTCGATCCGAATGCCCTTGAGCGCGGGGAATTTGCGATGCAGGCCTTCGACCAGCACGGCCATGTGTTTCGGATTTTGCGCATCGGCCCCGGTGATCGAACTGCGGCTGCCGATCTGCAACCGCTTATCGGGCAGCAGACGGTAGTAATAGCGCAGCGTGCGCGTGTCGGTGATGACCTCGTGCGTGCGGAAGTTCGTTGCGGCGATCTCGTCTGGCGTCAGTACGCGTGTGACGAGCGAGTTCGACAGGATCGGCATGATCTTCGAGCGCAGCGCTTTCGTGACGTCGTTACGCGTGTAGCCGCCGGTGGCGAACGCGACGGCCTTGGCGCGCACGACACCGCGCGGCGTGCGCACGTGATGCACGCCGTTGACCG
The Pandoraea oxalativorans genome window above contains:
- the xsc gene encoding sulfoacetaldehyde acetyltransferase, which translates into the protein MNAKDPATATQQLTASDAGPQTMTPSEAFVETMVANGVSEMFGIMGSAFMDAMDIFAPAGIRLIPVVHEQGAGHMADGYARVSGRHGVVIGQNGPGISNCVTAIAAAYWAHSPVVIVTPEAGTMGIGLGGFQEAKQLPMFQEFTKYQGHVTHPARMAEFTGRCFDRAMAEMGPTQLNIPRDYFYGQIKAEIPRPQRLDRGAGGDERLNEAAELLAQAKFPVIISGGGVVMADAVEECKALAERLGAPVVNSYLHNDSFPANHPLWCGPLGYQGSKAAMKLLAQADVVVALGSRLGPFGTLPQHGLDYWPKNAKIIQIDADHKMLGLVKKISVGICGDAKAAAVALSQRLAERTLACDATRAARADQIATEKAAWEKELDDWTHERDPYSLDMIEEQKHEKTFNGGEYLHPRQVLRELEKAMPEDVMVSTDIGNINSVANSYLRFNKPRSFFAAMSWGNCGYAFPTIIGAKVAAPHRPAVSYAGDGAWGMSLMETLTCMRHNIPVTAVVFHNRQWGAEKKNQVDFYNRRFVAGELDSPSFANIARAMGAEGIVVDRLEDVGPALKKAIDMQMNHGKTTIIEIMCTRELGDPFRRDALSKPVRMLDKYKDYV
- a CDS encoding nuclear transport factor 2 family protein; translation: MTTQNDTAAIQLLTTFNDAWNRHDIDALMACMTDTCVFHAVAGPDMLGRTFEGREAVRAAFQSASENFPDASWTEGVHFVDGDRAVSESTFRGTKADGSRVEARMVDVFTLRDGKIEVKNAFRKDRPAF